Within Enterobacter sp. RHBSTW-00175, the genomic segment AAATCAACAAACTGAACAAAATGACCGCTCTGTTCATGCTGCTGAGCACCTGGGCTGTTGCCACGCTGAACCCAAGCATTCTGGGCATGATTGAAACCCTGGGTGGTCCGGTTATCGCGATGATTCTGTTCCTGATGCCGATGTATGCAATTCAGAAAGTACCTGCTATGCGTAAGTACAGCGGCCAGGTCAGCAACATCTTCGTTGTCATCATGGGACTTATCGCTATCTCTGCGATCTTCTATTCCCTGTACACCATGTTCTGATTATCTCCCGCGCCGCCTTCGGGCGGCGCACTCCTCCCTCCTGACTGATAGCAATGGACGCATCATGATTAGCGTATTCGATATCTTCAAAATCGGTATTGGTCCTTCCAGCTCTCACACCGTCGGACCAATGAAAGCCGGTAAACAATTCACGGATGACTTGATTGCACGCGGCATTTTGCACGACGTAACCCGCGTGGTTGTCGATGTATACGGTTCCCTTTCCCTGACGGGTAAAGGCCACCATACCGATATCGCCATCATCATGGGTCTGGCGGGAAACCTGCCGGATACCGTTGATATTGACGCGATCCCTGGTTTCATCCAGGACGTAAATACTCACGGTCGTTTGCTGCTGGCGAACGGCGAGCACGAAGTGGAATTCCCGGTTGATCGGTGCATGAACTTCCATGCCGACAATCTCTCCCGGCACGAAAACGGGATGCGTATTACCGCACTGGCCGGCGATAACGCCGTCTATAGCCAGACCTATTACTCCATCGGCGGCGGTTTCATCGTCGACGAAGACCATTTTGGTCAGTCCAACAATTCTGCTGTTGAAGTGCCGTATCCATACAAAAATGCAGCAGATTTACAGCGCCACTGCCAGGAGACGGGTCTTTCGCTCTCTGGCCTGATGATGAAAAACGAACTGGCGCTGCACAGCAAAGAAGAGCTGGAGCAACACTTCGCGAACGTCTGGGAAGTGATGCGCGGCGGTATCGAGCGCGGGATCACCACCGAAGGCGTTCTGCCAGGCAAACTGCGTGTACCGCGCCGTGCGGCAGCACTGCGCCGGATGCTGGTCAGCACCGACAAAACCACCACTGACCCAATGGCCGTTGTCGACTGGATTAACATGTTCGCGCTGGCGGTAAACGAAGAGAACGCCGCAGGTGGCCGCGTGGTTACAGCACCGACTAACGGTGCGTGCGGTATTGTTCCTGCCGTGCTTGCCTACTACGACAAATTTATCCGTGAAGTGAACGCCAACTCTCTGGCGCGCTATATGTTGGTTGCCAGTGCCATCGGCTCACTCTACAAGATGAACGCCTCAATTTCCGGTGCGGAAGTGGGCTGTCAGGGTGAAGTCGGTGTGGCCTGTTCAATGGCGGCTGCGGGCCTGGCTGAACTACTGGGCGCGAGCCCGACTCAGGTGTGCATCGCCGCCGAAATCGGCATGGAGCACAATCTGGGGCTAACCTGTGACCCTGTCGCCGGGCAAGTTCAGGTGCCATGCATCGAGCGTAACGCGATTGCTTCTGTTAAGGCAGTCAATGCGGCACGAATGGCGCTGCGTCGTACCAGCGAGCCGCGCGTGTGTCTCGATAAGGTTATCGAAACCATGTACGAGACAGGTAAAGATATGAACGCCAAATACCGTGAAACCTCTCGCGGTGGCCTGGCGATGAAGATCGTGACCTGCGATTAAACCGCTTAAGAAGCCTCGTTTTGCGAGGCTTCTTCCTGTTTTCCCCCGCACTATTCGTTTCATCCTGCCGACAGTGTTACCCTTTACTCAGTAGATTTAAGGGAGATTATCTGTGGCTGTTCATTTGCTTATCGTCGACGCACTTAACCTGATTCGCCGTATCCATGCGGTGCAGGGCACCCCCTGTAAAGACACCTGTCTGCACGCTATGGAGCAGCTTATCCGCCACAGTGAGCCAACCCATGTGGTTGCGGTGTTTGACGACGAAGCCCGAAATACAGGCTGGCGCCACCAACGACTGCCCGACTACAAAGCCGGGCGCGCGCCGATGCCAGACGATCTGCACGCCGAAATGCCCGCAATCCGCGCCGCCTTTGAACAGCGTGGCGTCCCTTGCTGGGGCGCTGAGGGCTGTGAAGCAGACGACCTGGCGGCAACGCTTGCGGTAAAGGTCGCAAGCGCCGGACATCAGGCGACGATTGTCTCAACTGACAAAGGCTACTGTCAGTTGCTCTCCCCCACGATCCGTATTCGTGATTACTTTCAAAAACGCTGGCTTGATGCGCCGTTTATCACCAGCGAGTTTGGCGTCTCGCCTGAACAACTTCCTGATTACTGGGGCCTGGCGGGGATCAGCAGCTCGAAGGTGCCCGGTGTTGCCGGTATCGGGCCAAAGAGTGCCGCTCAACTCCTGACTGATTTTCAGAGTCTGGAGGGGATTTATGCCCGACTGGAAGACGTACCAGAAAAATGGCGTAAGAAGCTGGAAGCGCATAAAGAGATGGCATTTATCTGCCGGGATGTGGCGACATTACAGACGGATTTGCAGCTG encodes:
- a CDS encoding L-serine ammonia-lyase is translated as MISVFDIFKIGIGPSSSHTVGPMKAGKQFTDDLIARGILHDVTRVVVDVYGSLSLTGKGHHTDIAIIMGLAGNLPDTVDIDAIPGFIQDVNTHGRLLLANGEHEVEFPVDRCMNFHADNLSRHENGMRITALAGDNAVYSQTYYSIGGGFIVDEDHFGQSNNSAVEVPYPYKNAADLQRHCQETGLSLSGLMMKNELALHSKEELEQHFANVWEVMRGGIERGITTEGVLPGKLRVPRRAAALRRMLVSTDKTTTDPMAVVDWINMFALAVNEENAAGGRVVTAPTNGACGIVPAVLAYYDKFIREVNANSLARYMLVASAIGSLYKMNASISGAEVGCQGEVGVACSMAAAGLAELLGASPTQVCIAAEIGMEHNLGLTCDPVAGQVQVPCIERNAIASVKAVNAARMALRRTSEPRVCLDKVIETMYETGKDMNAKYRETSRGGLAMKIVTCD
- the xni gene encoding flap endonuclease Xni codes for the protein MAVHLLIVDALNLIRRIHAVQGTPCKDTCLHAMEQLIRHSEPTHVVAVFDDEARNTGWRHQRLPDYKAGRAPMPDDLHAEMPAIRAAFEQRGVPCWGAEGCEADDLAATLAVKVASAGHQATIVSTDKGYCQLLSPTIRIRDYFQKRWLDAPFITSEFGVSPEQLPDYWGLAGISSSKVPGVAGIGPKSAAQLLTDFQSLEGIYARLEDVPEKWRKKLEAHKEMAFICRDVATLQTDLQLDGNLQQLRLERS